Part of the Labilibaculum antarcticum genome, CTTCATCTGTTGTACCCGGAAGCTTAATTTGATCTTTAAGATCTTGATTAAACCAAGATTGCTGAACACCTACATTTTCGGGATCGAGTTGAAAAGCCCATTCTCCAGACAGATCAACTTGTGATTTTTGAATTGGTGCGCATGCTCCCAAAAGACACATGAATATAATTAGTAATAAATTTAACCGTTTCATTTCATTAAATTTTAAGTTCATTTTCTATTTACCAAGTTCAAAAGGCTTCACGATCTCAGCTTATACTTCAATTACTGAATCGTCAACTCTTCATTATCCAAATCTACTTCCTTCCTGTTCATTCTTTTTAACACAATATTCTTACCCAAGACATCCTCACCTATTTTATTTCCGGATATTTTCACATTCAAACATGCATCAATCAAAAAAGAAGCCTTTTGAAAGTGCCAGGGATTGTAGTCGTAGCTACGTGTAATGATGTTGTTCATGAAACTTAAACCATCAACTGATAAGGCGTACAGAATAGGATAATCGGATGGTGCAAATGAATTATTTTCGATTCTTATATTTTTATGAAATGGGCGCAATGAATCCGGCTCAGGAATTTCGGGGTAAATACTAATAATTGCATTACAGAATTGATAAAAGGAAGAATTACAAGGTGTTCTAAACTCATTGTTTCTAATGGTAACATCTGTAACAGCACCGCTTTCGTACCAATTATTAGCATCTCCCGCAATTAAAATGGCAGAACCACTCGTTTCGAATACATTATTTTCAATCACTACTTTGCCTGGTGTAGAAATTAGATACCCCCGAGCTCTGCAGCTCCCCACAAAACAATTTGTTATGGTAGCATTAGGTGTCCAACTTAAATTCTCAATAGAATATCCGGCATTTAAAATTTTAGGTATTTCGGATTCAAATTCGAGTATGATAGTATCTTTTGTTAAAAGTTTGAAGCTTTTAACCATTCCATTGCCAATGGAATTCATTGATTTTTTATCAATAAAACTAAGTTTATCCCCTTTCTCAGCCCAATTTAATCCACAACTCATGCTGTGTGCGAACTTACATTTCAACGAGTAATCATTTATTCTATCAACAATAGGAACACAGGTTCCATGAATATTAATTGGATCATCCATTAAACCCTGGGCGTCACAATCATCAATAATAATTTCTCCCTTGCATCCCATAAAATGCAAACCATCATCATGGCCACTTAGGTATCTTTTTTTGTGTGGATTCGGTATCATATTTACATTTCTCATCTCTATGTTTTCACAATATTGAGAAAGAATACCCAGGCCAGAAGTGTGATATACATTAATATTTTCCAGTTTCGAATTTTTACTGTGAAATAAAAACATTCCTGCATGATCCCGGGTACTATGCCGCATGATTAAATGATTCCCAACAGCAGGTGTTTTGGTGAAATCCGCCTGCATTAAAATAAGGCCTGGCGCTGTTTCGGTATATTTTACATTCTCTATATCTCCATTCACACAACCATGTCCCCCTGTAAATGCTGGAATTATGTGATCATTGTTGTATTCAATCAACCATGAGCCATTTGAAAGTTTCCATTCCTCTTCCCAATTCTTACCAATAAAAGTCAATCCTTTTTTATGAACTCTATGGGGAAATTGAAGAGTATCAATTCGAACTAAAATATGGATTGAATCAGCCTCAACAACTTCCGATTCAGCGGTTAAAGGAATATCCCAGTCGATATTTACATTCTGAATAGTAATATTTTCAGAATGATCCAAGGTGAATGGCTGTATATGTCCATGATAGATAAAATCGGAGCCTTGAGCATCTATCGTAATATTTTTCTTCCCTTCAATCAAAATCGCTAATCTTTTAGGATTTACATCGTAGGTATTGGTTTCAAAATAGGCTTTGTAATAGTTTGAATCGGGGTAAAAATCATAACGCCCTTTTGGAAAAACAATTTTCACAGGCTCATCCCCCAGGTTCTCAATTAACTGATTTGCCAAAGCAGTCACACTTTGATTTGTATTGGCTGCAATTCCAAAATCAGCAACATTTATTTGTTTTACATTCTCATCGCTGTTACAAGCAACAAGAACAAATAGTAACATTATAGATGATATTAATATTTTCATTATTGAAGTTTTAAAATTACGACACATAAAATTAGACATCCAATCTACTTGATTAGCTCATGTTCTATTTCTTCTAATGTTTTACCTTTTGTTTCAGGAAGTTTTTTCCAAATAAATAAAAATCCCATAACGGATATCAATCCATACAACCAAAATGTACCTGAGGCATTAAGCAATTTATTAAGAAAAGGAAAAGAATATGTAAGAAGAAAACTTGCTGTCCAAAGCGAAACTGTGGCCACAGCCATTGCGCCTCCACGAATTTTATTGGGAAATATTTCAGATAAAACAACCCACGTAATAGGAGCCAATGACATTGCATAGCAAGCAATTGCTAAAATAACCAAGAAAAGCAAGATAAATCCACTAAACTGGAAGTAATATGCTGCTCCCATAAGTGCATAGATACCTGCTAATCCTCCAGCACCAATAAGCATCAAATTTCGTCTTCCAAAGCGATCTACGGTGTAAATTGCTACAAAAGTGAATAAGAGATTTACACTACCAGTAATCACAATATTGAATAGAATATCAGAAACTCCATAACCTGCCGCTGTAAAAATTTCATCGGCATAATTAAAGATGACATTAATACCACACCACTGCTGAAAAGCTGCTAATACAATACCAATAAGTAATACTTTTTTCAATTTTGGATCAAACAATTGACGCCAGTTTACTTTCTCTGGAGACAAGCTTAAAGATTCCTTAATACTTACATATTCTGATTGGGCATAAATAGTTCCTCCAATACGAGTCAGAATCTTTTCAACCGTTTTTTCTGCTCCGTTTTTAGCCAACCAACGAGGACTCTCAGGTACAAAAAACATCAAAACTAAAAACAAACCTGCAGGAAATAATTCAGCCCAAAACATCCAACGCCAACCAACTTGGCCATTCCATGAAGCAAGTATTTCAGCATCCGAAGCATCAACTGTCACCACATCGGCAATTTGCCAATTAACCAATTGTGCAGCCAAAATACCAATTACAATAGTTAACTGATTCAAAGAAACAAAACGCCCTCTCATACTTGCAGGGGAAACCTCTGCAATATACATGGGCGATAAATTCGATGCTAACCCAATACCAATACCTCCTAATATCCTATAAAAAACAAAAACATTAAATATATCGGAATAACCTGTTCCTAAGGCTGATATTAAGAATAAAAAAGCCGAAAATATCAATAATTTTTTACGCCCAAAGCGATCACTTAAAATTCCGGAAATAATTGATCCTAACAAACAGCCAACCAAAGCACAACTCATTGCCCATCCTTGTAAATTAGGCGATTGTGCTATATCAAAGAATTTCTCGTAAAATGGCTTTGCACCACCAATAACCACCCAATCATACCCAAATAGTAAGCCTCCCATGGCTGAAACCATAGAAATAGCAAAAATATATTTCGAATTAAATTTAATCATTTTTAAAAGTATTGATTTACTAAGTTTTACTACTCTTTATTATATATCTCAAAATAAGCTTATAAACAGCGAATAAAAAATGGAAGTTCTCCTTAAAAGAATGGACTATATTACTATTTTTACATTTAAACATCAGCTCTAAGCATATCAAATGAAAAAGAAAGAGGGCTTTACAGGTCAACGAACAGTTATTATTCCTCAATTCATTCTCAACGAACTTCGTAATGATGAATTAGGGTGTCAACTCTATCTGAGTGATATAGGATTTTATCCATATGCTAAATCACACCAACGTTCGCGAAATGAAGGATGCAAGCAAAATATATTTATTTACTGTACCCAAGGAGAAGGTTGGCTTTCTATTGCTGGTAAAATAACACCTATTAAAGCCAATCAGTATTTCATTATCCCCGAAGGAACTCCCCATGACTACGGAAGCAACAACAATAATCCATGGAGTATTTACTGGTTACACTACTCCGGGCATTTAGCAACTCATTTTGATGATCCCTCAGGAAAAGTTAAAATAAAAAATATTCCTATTGTAGCAATGACTAACGATAGAATTCAACTTTTTGAGGAAATCATTCAAAACCTGGAAATGGGTTATAGTCAGGAAAATCTATATTATGCCAATATCTGTTTGTGGCACTTTTTAGCTTCTTTCAAATATCCGAGTCAATTTGGACAAATACGAACAAAACCTGAAAAAGATCTGATTGAAACCTCAATCATTTATATGCGTGAAAATCTATCAAATAAACTAAATCTTGAAACTCTTGCAAGCCACTCGGGACTCTCGCCCTCCCATTATTCAATGCTATTTCGACATAAAACAAAACGTCCGCCCATGGACTATCTCATTCATTTACGCATACAAAAGGCCTGTCAGATACTTGATGCTACAAAGCGTCGTATTAATGACGTGGGTAATCATGTTGGATATGAAGATCCTTATTACTTCTCTCGTATCTTCAAAAAAGTTGTCGGGATCTCTCCTGCACAATATCGTAAAGAACCAAAAGGGTAAACCAAAATCCACTAAAGTAAAAAGGTGCTTTACAGTGTTATTTAAACACCTTAAGGCACCTTTTAATAATCACACTACTAACTAATAACCATCATTTTGTATAATATCTGGATTTTTATCCATCGTTAAGGTTGGAATCGGCATCAACATCAATCGAGGTGCCCAAACTTTATTAGCACTATTGTTTCCAATAGGATCTAAGGTTTGACCATTCATCACAACACTTGCTGCCTGATCGCCTTTTATTCCACCATTACGTTCAGAATCCTCATAAAGACGAATATCAAAATAACGCAGACCTTCTCCAGCTAATTCAACACGTCTTTCACGACGGATAAAATTAACACCAGCATCTTTACCTAAACCGGCAGGCACATTTGGCATTCCGCAACGAGTACGTAATTCATTTAAGACACCAGAAACACTTCCGTCAAAGCCTGTTGTTTGAGTGTGGGCTTCTGCATAGATCAAATACATCTCTGCTAAACGAATTACCGGAAAATCTGCTCCACTCATATGGTAAGCATCGCCCCATACTGAGGCAACATCATCACCACCACTCATTTTACGAAAAACAAAACCGGTTTGTCCGTAATTGTTATTATCATGCCTGTATTCAAAATAACTGTCATCAACAAAGGTATTTACCGCCGAAAAAGGAAAAACTATTGAAGCATACATTCTACTATCGCGGTTAAGAAATTGCTGCATGTATTTTTTATTAGCCAATTCATCTTTAATCGTTGAAACGGCATCACTAAATGAGATATTATCCTCTACCGTACTTTCATTGCCATCGGCACCATTCTGAATGGTTCTAACTTCGCTCTTTAAGGCTTTAAAATCTTCTACACGACTAGTAATTGGTGACAGAGCAGGTTTTGTTTTTCCATCACCCATCCAGTAAACGTCAACCAAGTCTTGAATTGGAGCAATAGTTGCCCAACCTTGCTTGCTCGTTAAATTTGGAGACAAGAAAGAAGTTACAGGGTTAAAATCGCCAAAATCCTCATTTGCCGCATATTCTTTTGCCAGTATTGTTTCTGTATTACCATCTACATGCCACAAGTTCATGTAGTTAAAAACCCCTTTAATGAACGCATTCTCATCAATACCTAATTGATCAAAATCTACCAATGATTTAAAAAATTCAGCATCCTTTTTCATCTCATCAGTTAATTCTCCAATGGTGTAAAGTTGGTAACCCCCGTTATCAATAACGTATTTCGCGGCACCTTCAGCAGCTGTGTAATCACCAAAATAGTAAGCTGAACGAGCCTTTAATGCATAAGCTATAGACTTTGTAAAACGACCAGGGTCATTTACTTCCGGAAGTAAAGCAATTGCTTCGTCGAACTCCTGAAGAATCCATGCGCGAACCTCTTCTTTTGGTTCTCTAGTTAAAATTTCAAATTCATTCTCAACAGTTTTCACCAAGGAAATATCACCATAAAACAGAGTCAAATTTGTATAATGCCAAGCTCTCATAACACGAGCTTCACTTTTATACTTGCTGCGAAGTGCCTCATCAACCTTGTCAAACTCATCAACCTTATTAATAATCAGGTTACAAACTCTTACAGAACCATAGGTATTGCCCATATCACCATAATTCTTCCATTCTCCATATCCAAAACTTTCAGATCCGGAAACGGTATTCGTTTGAATTTTAGCTCCGTGACTATCCCAGGAATTACGTGAATAACCATTGTCAGCGTATCCTTCATAAAAAGCAACATCAGAACCAATAACCTGGTTGTAGACTGAATTTCTTAAATTCTGTAATTGAGAGGCATCTACTTTTGATGGATCTAAAGACCCCTGTGGTGATTTATCCAGAAAATCATCTGAACAACCCGTCCCTATCAAAAGACTTGCACCAATAAAGAGTTTTATAATATTTTTCATATTTTATTTTTTTATATTGACATAACTCAAGGGCTATGTTGTTATCACTAATTAAAACGTAACCGAAACTCCTGATGTAAATGTTTTTACACCCAACTGAGCTCCACGTCCTGAAGATCTTTCAGGATCGAAATCCTTCATACGGTGATCACCTCTAATTGTAAAAGGATTATCGGCTGATAAATAAACTCTTACTTTGTTAAGACCAACTTTTCGTGCAAGTTCCTTAGAGATATTATAGCTTAATGAGATATTCTTGATCCGGAAATAAGAAGCATCAAACAACCAATATGAAGACATTTTGTTATTGTATGTGTACCGGTCATCTGTTTCTCTAAATAACTTTGGATAATTAGCATTTTGATTTGTTACTGTCCAGTTATCCTTTTGCCAGTTACGAGGTACTGAATTATTAAAGAATGCCTGAGAAGCCTCATTATCCATATACATCTTTACTCCAGAAACACCCTGCCCTGTAACAGAAAGAGAGACATTCTTATAATTAAGCTCCAAATTTATACCATAAGTAAAATCAGGAACATCTTTTGCTACAATAGTTCTGTCCTTAGCATCAATTACACCATCTTCGTTTTGATCTACAAACTTTACCATACCAGCTTCCGGCATTTGTGTACCGTAAGGAATCAGATTACCAGCATCTTCATCTGCTGTAGAATAAAGCCCATCTGCCTCTAACATATAAAAAGACCCAACAGACTCACCTTTTTCTAAAATAAAATAACTATCAGGAGGTAATTGATCAACCTTATCACCAAGGTCTAATATTTCATTTTTGTTGTACGCTAAATTAAAACCAAACTGATAAGAAAAATCACCTATGTCTTTACGATGAGTCAAAGCCAATTCGATACCACGATTACGAACACTTCCAACATTCCGTGCAGGAACCTTATCACTACTTAATCCTGTTTCAGCATAAACATCCTCTGCTTGGATTAAGATATCATCAGTAATTCTGTTGTAAAGATCCATTGAAAACCC contains:
- a CDS encoding alpha-1,3-galactosidase-related protein encodes the protein MKILISSIMLLFVLVACNSDENVKQINVADFGIAANTNQSVTALANQLIENLGDEPVKIVFPKGRYDFYPDSNYYKAYFETNTYDVNPKRLAILIEGKKNITIDAQGSDFIYHGHIQPFTLDHSENITIQNVNIDWDIPLTAESEVVEADSIHILVRIDTLQFPHRVHKKGLTFIGKNWEEEWKLSNGSWLIEYNNDHIIPAFTGGHGCVNGDIENVKYTETAPGLILMQADFTKTPAVGNHLIMRHSTRDHAGMFLFHSKNSKLENINVYHTSGLGILSQYCENIEMRNVNMIPNPHKKRYLSGHDDGLHFMGCKGEIIIDDCDAQGLMDDPINIHGTCVPIVDRINDYSLKCKFAHSMSCGLNWAEKGDKLSFIDKKSMNSIGNGMVKSFKLLTKDTIILEFESEIPKILNAGYSIENLSWTPNATITNCFVGSCRARGYLISTPGKVVIENNVFETSGSAILIAGDANNWYESGAVTDVTIRNNEFRTPCNSSFYQFCNAIISIYPEIPEPDSLRPFHKNIRIENNSFAPSDYPILYALSVDGLSFMNNIITRSYDYNPWHFQKASFLIDACLNVKISGNKIGEDVLGKNIVLKRMNRKEVDLDNEELTIQ
- a CDS encoding sugar porter family MFS transporter gives rise to the protein MLLKMIKFNSKYIFAISMVSAMGGLLFGYDWVVIGGAKPFYEKFFDIAQSPNLQGWAMSCALVGCLLGSIISGILSDRFGRKKLLIFSAFLFLISALGTGYSDIFNVFVFYRILGGIGIGLASNLSPMYIAEVSPASMRGRFVSLNQLTIVIGILAAQLVNWQIADVVTVDASDAEILASWNGQVGWRWMFWAELFPAGLFLVLMFFVPESPRWLAKNGAEKTVEKILTRIGGTIYAQSEYVSIKESLSLSPEKVNWRQLFDPKLKKVLLIGIVLAAFQQWCGINVIFNYADEIFTAAGYGVSDILFNIVITGSVNLLFTFVAIYTVDRFGRRNLMLIGAGGLAGIYALMGAAYYFQFSGFILLFLVILAIACYAMSLAPITWVVLSEIFPNKIRGGAMAVATVSLWTASFLLTYSFPFLNKLLNASGTFWLYGLISVMGFLFIWKKLPETKGKTLEEIEHELIK
- a CDS encoding AraC family transcriptional regulator, with translation MKKKEGFTGQRTVIIPQFILNELRNDELGCQLYLSDIGFYPYAKSHQRSRNEGCKQNIFIYCTQGEGWLSIAGKITPIKANQYFIIPEGTPHDYGSNNNNPWSIYWLHYSGHLATHFDDPSGKVKIKNIPIVAMTNDRIQLFEEIIQNLEMGYSQENLYYANICLWHFLASFKYPSQFGQIRTKPEKDLIETSIIYMRENLSNKLNLETLASHSGLSPSHYSMLFRHKTKRPPMDYLIHLRIQKACQILDATKRRINDVGNHVGYEDPYYFSRIFKKVVGISPAQYRKEPKG
- a CDS encoding RagB/SusD family nutrient uptake outer membrane protein, which encodes MKNIIKLFIGASLLIGTGCSDDFLDKSPQGSLDPSKVDASQLQNLRNSVYNQVIGSDVAFYEGYADNGYSRNSWDSHGAKIQTNTVSGSESFGYGEWKNYGDMGNTYGSVRVCNLIINKVDEFDKVDEALRSKYKSEARVMRAWHYTNLTLFYGDISLVKTVENEFEILTREPKEEVRAWILQEFDEAIALLPEVNDPGRFTKSIAYALKARSAYYFGDYTAAEGAAKYVIDNGGYQLYTIGELTDEMKKDAEFFKSLVDFDQLGIDENAFIKGVFNYMNLWHVDGNTETILAKEYAANEDFGDFNPVTSFLSPNLTSKQGWATIAPIQDLVDVYWMGDGKTKPALSPITSRVEDFKALKSEVRTIQNGADGNESTVEDNISFSDAVSTIKDELANKKYMQQFLNRDSRMYASIVFPFSAVNTFVDDSYFEYRHDNNNYGQTGFVFRKMSGGDDVASVWGDAYHMSGADFPVIRLAEMYLIYAEAHTQTTGFDGSVSGVLNELRTRCGMPNVPAGLGKDAGVNFIRRERRVELAGEGLRYFDIRLYEDSERNGGIKGDQAASVVMNGQTLDPIGNNSANKVWAPRLMLMPIPTLTMDKNPDIIQNDGY